In a single window of the Ancylobacter polymorphus genome:
- a CDS encoding ATP-binding protein yields MSGERTRFGIGGRLLLAFIGVGGLAVIACLVGWLSYARLSSELDSTARGHVPALVFAAQLSQAGGRLTAAATELATAERRDDHDRAMERASERLGALGQLLETAPSREGAQGFAALRRLVEALGTTLDAVDAAARRRFDIEARTRAIVEELRWLQADLVDEVEPLVEDARFNIHAALAQAGQAGEAGQAAQRILRDETSKTEAILALSAQAHLAIGLLGQVASVRVTEDLRQTGHFLGEAVDELVVEAKRLQGWADAITVRQIVGRLAALSEAESGLPGLRMAEIAASEEGQARLATSRDLAAELGGSIGSVARQIETEARAAAARAAEAIVIGRGLLLAIAGLSLGVAVLVGWFYVRRSLIARLERLTLAAGAIAAGGAVELPAAKAQGYFGADELDELARALVIFRQTRDELVQSAKLAALGQMAAGIGHELNQPLAAIRSHAHNGAVLLKRGRGEDAAESLARIEGLTVRMAQSIAHLKRFARRPEPTLSAVDLDHVVEGALSLFAQRIADERIEVLRAVPPGLRVRAEEVRLEQVLVNLIANAMDAVHDAAARRIEVRARREGEHVSIEIVDSGTGIGDAQRSDIFDPFFTTKPPGSGLGLGLSLSFNIIRDFGGRLLLKQSSPAGSIFAIELSEAA; encoded by the coding sequence ATGAGCGGGGAGCGTACCCGTTTCGGCATTGGCGGGCGGCTGCTGCTCGCCTTCATCGGCGTGGGCGGGCTGGCGGTCATCGCCTGCCTCGTCGGCTGGCTGTCCTATGCCCGGCTGTCGTCGGAGCTCGATTCCACCGCGCGCGGCCATGTGCCGGCGCTGGTCTTCGCCGCCCAGCTCTCGCAGGCGGGCGGGCGCCTCACCGCCGCCGCCACCGAACTCGCCACCGCCGAGCGCCGCGACGACCATGACCGCGCCATGGAGCGGGCGAGCGAGCGGCTCGGCGCGCTCGGCCAATTGCTGGAAACCGCGCCGTCGCGCGAAGGCGCGCAGGGCTTCGCCGCGCTGCGCCGGCTGGTGGAAGCGCTCGGCACCACGCTCGACGCGGTGGACGCCGCCGCCCGCCGCCGCTTCGACATCGAGGCCCGCACCCGCGCCATTGTCGAGGAACTGCGCTGGCTGCAGGCCGATCTCGTCGACGAGGTCGAGCCGCTGGTGGAAGACGCGCGCTTCAACATCCACGCCGCCCTCGCCCAGGCGGGGCAGGCGGGCGAGGCCGGGCAGGCGGCGCAGCGCATCCTGCGCGACGAGACCTCCAAGACCGAGGCCATCCTCGCTTTGAGCGCGCAGGCGCATCTCGCCATCGGCCTTCTCGGCCAGGTGGCGAGCGTGCGGGTGACCGAGGACCTGCGCCAGACCGGGCATTTCCTCGGCGAGGCGGTGGACGAACTCGTGGTCGAGGCCAAGCGGCTGCAGGGCTGGGCGGACGCCATCACCGTGCGCCAGATCGTCGGCCGCCTCGCCGCACTGTCGGAAGCGGAAAGCGGCCTGCCGGGGCTGCGCATGGCCGAGATCGCCGCGTCGGAGGAAGGCCAGGCGCGGCTCGCCACCAGCCGCGATCTCGCCGCCGAACTTGGCGGCAGCATCGGCTCCGTGGCGCGGCAGATCGAGACCGAGGCCCGCGCCGCCGCCGCCCGCGCGGCGGAAGCCATCGTCATCGGGCGCGGCCTGCTGCTCGCCATTGCCGGGCTTTCGCTCGGCGTCGCGGTGCTGGTGGGCTGGTTCTATGTCCGGCGCAGCCTCATCGCCCGGCTGGAGCGGCTCACCCTCGCCGCCGGGGCCATCGCCGCCGGCGGCGCGGTGGAACTGCCGGCGGCCAAGGCGCAGGGCTATTTCGGCGCCGACGAGCTGGACGAACTCGCCCGCGCCCTCGTCATCTTCCGCCAGACGCGCGACGAGCTGGTGCAGTCCGCCAAGCTCGCCGCGCTCGGCCAGATGGCGGCGGGCATCGGGCACGAGCTGAACCAGCCGCTCGCCGCCATCCGCTCGCACGCGCATAACGGCGCCGTGCTGCTGAAGCGCGGGCGCGGTGAGGACGCGGCGGAAAGCCTCGCCCGCATCGAAGGGCTCACCGTCCGCATGGCGCAGAGCATCGCCCATCTCAAGCGCTTCGCCCGCCGGCCGGAGCCTACCCTCAGTGCGGTCGATCTGGACCATGTGGTCGAGGGCGCGCTGTCGCTGTTCGCCCAGCGCATTGCCGATGAGCGCATCGAGGTGCTACGGGCGGTGCCGCCGGGGCTGCGGGTCCGCGCCGAGGAGGTGCGGCTCGAACAGGTGCTGGTCAATCTCATCGCCAATGCGATGGACGCGGTTCACGACGCGGCCGCGCGCCGGATCGAGGTCCGCGCCCGCCGCGAGGGAGAGCATGTGAGCATCGAGATCGTCGACAGCGGTACGGGAATCGGGGACGCACAGCGCTCGGACATTTTCGATCCGTTCTTCACCACCAAGCCGCCCGGCTCCGGCCTTGGCCTCGGCCTGTCGCTGTCCTTCAACATCATCCGCGATTTCGGCGGCCGGCTGCTGCTGAAGCAGAGCTCGCCCGCCGGGAGCATCTTCGCCATCGAACTGAGCGAGGCGGCATGA
- a CDS encoding sigma-54-dependent transcriptional regulator encodes MSGAPDIVLVDDDAEVRHAYGQTLELDGLAVLPAAGAAAALKALSPGFEGVVVSDVRMPGMDGFAFLDAVRRLDADIPVLLITGHGDVPMALRALRAGAWDFIEKPADPVLLVETVRRALEQRRLVLENRALREEAARDDALAQDAWAARLIGRSEAMQRLRRTLAVLADTRTDVLIFGETGTGKEMAARALHDFGRRRAGRFVAVNCAAIPENMIESELFGHEAGAFTGARERRIGKIEHAHKGTLFLDEIESMPLAAQTRLLRALQERSLERLGSNVEIKVDIRVIAATKVDLLALAGEGRFREDLVYRLNTVTVRLPPLRDRREDIPALFRHFVEAVAARDGVPARPVEPAALAALMRRPWPGNVRELRNAAERHVLGLEDAGAPEAFPPPPAPMPAGGTSLEAMMDAAERQLLAEALARHGGRVGQCAEALGISRKTLYLKMRKHGLERDAVED; translated from the coding sequence ATGAGCGGGGCGCCCGACATCGTGCTGGTGGACGACGACGCCGAGGTCCGCCACGCCTATGGCCAGACGCTGGAACTCGACGGCCTCGCCGTGCTGCCGGCCGCCGGCGCGGCGGCGGCGCTCAAGGCGCTGTCGCCCGGCTTCGAGGGCGTCGTGGTCTCCGATGTACGCATGCCCGGCATGGACGGCTTCGCCTTTCTCGACGCGGTGCGCCGGCTCGACGCCGATATTCCCGTGCTGCTGATCACCGGCCATGGCGATGTGCCGATGGCGCTGCGCGCCCTGCGGGCCGGGGCGTGGGATTTCATCGAGAAGCCGGCGGACCCGGTGCTGCTGGTGGAAACCGTCCGCCGCGCGCTGGAACAGCGCCGGCTGGTGCTGGAAAACCGCGCGCTGCGCGAGGAGGCCGCCCGCGACGACGCGCTGGCGCAGGACGCATGGGCGGCCCGGCTCATCGGCCGTTCCGAGGCGATGCAGCGCCTGCGCCGCACCCTCGCCGTGCTCGCCGACACCCGCACCGATGTGCTGATCTTCGGCGAGACCGGCACCGGCAAGGAGATGGCCGCGCGCGCCCTGCACGATTTCGGCCGCCGCCGCGCCGGGCGCTTCGTCGCGGTGAACTGCGCCGCCATCCCCGAGAACATGATCGAGAGCGAGCTTTTCGGCCATGAGGCCGGCGCCTTCACCGGCGCGCGCGAGCGCCGCATCGGCAAGATCGAGCACGCGCACAAGGGCACGCTGTTCCTCGACGAGATCGAATCCATGCCGCTGGCGGCGCAGACGCGGCTGCTGCGCGCGCTGCAGGAGCGCAGCCTGGAACGGCTGGGCTCGAATGTGGAGATCAAGGTCGATATCCGCGTGATCGCCGCCACCAAGGTGGACCTGCTGGCGCTGGCGGGCGAAGGACGCTTCCGCGAGGATCTGGTCTACCGGCTCAACACGGTCACCGTCCGCCTGCCGCCGCTGCGCGACCGGCGCGAGGACATTCCGGCGCTGTTCCGCCATTTCGTCGAGGCCGTGGCCGCGCGCGACGGCGTGCCGGCCCGCCCGGTGGAGCCGGCCGCGCTTGCTGCGCTGATGCGCCGGCCCTGGCCGGGCAATGTGCGCGAATTGCGCAACGCCGCCGAGCGCCATGTGCTGGGACTGGAGGACGCGGGCGCGCCGGAGGCCTTCCCCCCGCCGCCCGCCCCGATGCCGGCGGGCGGGACGAGCCTCGAAGCGATGATGGACGCCGCCGAGCGCCAGCTCCTCGCGGAGGCGCTGGCCCGCCATGGCGGGCGGGTCGGCCAGTGCGCGGAAGCCCTCGGCATCTCGCGCAAGACGCTCTATCTCAAAATGCGCAAGCACGGGCTGGAGCGCGACGCGGTCGAGGACTGA
- a CDS encoding ABC transporter substrate-binding protein encodes MIRSAAFAATLALASFAAAPAALAQSGKVTVVTSFSKDVTDPIKAAFEKANPGISLDVQNRNTNAGVKYLDETRSNPQADLFWASAPDAFEVLKSKQLLQKFTPSAEGIPEKIGAYPINDPEGYYFGFAASGYGIMWNTRYVGANELPEPKEWNDLAAAPYYDHVAIASPARSGTTHLTIETILQGEGWDKGWQTIKDMAGNFQTITERSFGVPEAVNSGQVGYGIVIDFFAFSAQGSGFPVKFVYPTVTTVVPANVGIVANAPNAANAQKFVNFLLSPAGQEVLLEPSIRRLPVNPAVYAKAPEGYPNPFTDPRFKSMTMFDVDKSGQRTAVVDTLFDQLISFQLNDLKAVTKSIHEVEAKLAAKDNPQARALIKEARALIGAMPVNEEQASSKEVLAAFSGGKEKGARQAEIEQQWAGFAKEHYAKAKAKVAEAATLAN; translated from the coding sequence ATGATCCGTTCCGCCGCCTTCGCGGCCACCCTTGCGCTCGCCTCCTTCGCTGCCGCCCCGGCGGCGCTGGCGCAGTCCGGCAAGGTCACCGTCGTCACCTCCTTCTCCAAGGATGTCACCGACCCGATCAAGGCCGCGTTCGAGAAGGCCAATCCCGGCATTTCGCTCGACGTGCAGAACCGCAACACCAATGCGGGCGTGAAATATCTCGACGAAACCCGTTCCAACCCGCAGGCGGACCTGTTCTGGGCCTCGGCGCCGGACGCCTTCGAGGTGCTCAAATCCAAGCAGCTGCTGCAGAAGTTCACGCCTTCCGCCGAAGGCATCCCCGAGAAGATCGGCGCCTATCCCATCAACGATCCCGAGGGCTATTATTTCGGCTTTGCGGCCTCGGGCTACGGCATCATGTGGAACACCCGCTATGTCGGGGCCAATGAGCTGCCCGAGCCGAAGGAGTGGAACGACCTCGCCGCCGCGCCCTATTACGACCATGTCGCCATTGCTTCGCCCGCACGCTCCGGCACCACGCATCTGACGATCGAGACGATCCTGCAGGGCGAAGGCTGGGATAAGGGCTGGCAGACCATCAAGGACATGGCCGGCAACTTCCAGACCATCACCGAGCGCTCCTTCGGCGTGCCGGAGGCGGTGAATTCCGGCCAGGTCGGCTATGGCATCGTCATCGATTTCTTCGCCTTCTCCGCCCAGGGTTCGGGCTTCCCGGTGAAGTTCGTCTATCCCACCGTCACCACCGTGGTGCCGGCCAATGTCGGCATCGTCGCCAATGCGCCGAACGCCGCCAACGCGCAGAAATTCGTCAACTTCCTGCTTTCGCCCGCCGGCCAGGAAGTGCTGCTGGAACCCAGCATCCGCCGCCTGCCGGTGAACCCGGCCGTCTATGCCAAGGCGCCGGAGGGCTACCCCAACCCGTTCACCGACCCGCGCTTCAAGTCGATGACGATGTTCGATGTCGACAAGTCCGGCCAGCGCACCGCCGTGGTCGACACGCTGTTCGACCAGCTCATCTCCTTCCAGCTGAACGATCTGAAGGCCGTCACCAAGTCGATCCATGAGGTCGAGGCCAAGCTCGCGGCCAAGGACAACCCGCAGGCCCGCGCCCTGATCAAGGAAGCGCGCGCGCTGATCGGCGCCATGCCGGTCAATGAGGAGCAGGCGTCGAGCAAGGAAGTGCTGGCGGCGTTCAGCGGCGGCAAGGAGAAGGGCGCCCGCCAGGCCGAGATCGAGCAGCAATGGGCCGGCTTCGCCAAGGAGCACTACGCCAAGGCGAAGGCCAAGGTCGCGGAAGCCGCCACGCTCGCCAACTGA
- a CDS encoding ABC transporter permease: MSLAFTQAPARRWRLPGTPGQIALALGLTAFLLAFLLVPVGSVIYVAFTEKGSGGFTLINFVDFFRTDLFMRSFWNSFYVSAMTVGLASLFALPLAYITTRFEFRGALIIQTLGFVPLIMPPFVGAVAMQLLFGRNGSVNLLLNEYFGFRIPFMEGLNGVIFVQAIHYFPFILINLSAALRNIDRSMEEAAQNLGSSGMRMFRRIVLPLAMPGYVAGASLVFVKVFDDLATPLLLNVKDMLAPQAYLRVTSIGITDPMGYVIAVVLIVVSVFAMWVSALALRGRDYATTQRGGGGLAKRRMRPWEQVVAYGVVGLILALVLAPHLGLLLLSFATIWSFSPLPDGFTLAHYSRVFGESSVYIKNTLIYASIAGGIDVVVGTAIAYLVLRTKLIGRHWLDWAATAALAVPGVVLGIGYLRTFYDIRLPDGTPLATMWIVLVIALAIRRLPYALRACYAALQQISVSLEEAAENLGATKSRTVRRVVVPLMTGGILAGFVTSFATAAVELSATLMLVQSNADAPLAYGLYVFMQSAAGRGPGAALGVIAVLLVAACTLISHYIIDRNQKTTGAAR, encoded by the coding sequence ATGTCGCTCGCCTTCACCCAGGCCCCGGCGCGCCGCTGGCGGCTGCCCGGAACCCCCGGCCAGATCGCCCTGGCGCTGGGGCTGACGGCCTTCCTGCTGGCCTTCCTTCTGGTGCCGGTCGGGTCCGTCATCTATGTCGCCTTCACCGAGAAGGGCAGCGGCGGCTTCACCCTGATCAATTTCGTCGACTTCTTCCGCACCGACCTGTTCATGCGGTCGTTCTGGAACTCGTTCTACGTCTCGGCGATGACAGTGGGGCTGGCCTCGCTGTTCGCCCTGCCGCTGGCCTACATCACCACCCGCTTCGAATTTCGCGGCGCGCTGATCATCCAGACGCTCGGCTTCGTGCCGCTGATCATGCCGCCCTTTGTCGGCGCGGTGGCGATGCAGCTGCTATTCGGCCGCAATGGCTCGGTCAACCTGCTGCTGAACGAGTATTTTGGCTTCCGCATCCCCTTCATGGAAGGGCTGAACGGCGTCATCTTCGTCCAGGCCATCCACTATTTCCCCTTCATCCTGATCAACCTCTCGGCGGCGCTGCGCAACATCGACCGCTCGATGGAAGAGGCGGCGCAGAATCTTGGCTCCTCCGGCATGCGGATGTTCCGGCGCATCGTGCTGCCGCTCGCCATGCCGGGCTATGTCGCCGGCGCCTCGCTGGTCTTCGTCAAGGTGTTCGACGACCTCGCCACGCCGCTGCTGCTGAATGTGAAGGACATGCTGGCGCCGCAGGCCTATCTGCGCGTCACCTCCATCGGCATCACCGACCCGATGGGCTATGTCATCGCGGTGGTGCTGATCGTGGTGTCGGTCTTCGCCATGTGGGTGTCGGCACTGGCGCTGCGCGGCCGCGACTACGCCACCACCCAGCGCGGCGGCGGCGGGCTCGCCAAGCGCCGCATGCGCCCGTGGGAGCAGGTGGTCGCCTATGGCGTCGTCGGCCTCATCCTGGCGCTGGTTCTGGCGCCGCATCTCGGCCTGCTGCTCTTGTCCTTCGCCACCATCTGGTCGTTCAGCCCGCTGCCGGACGGCTTCACCCTCGCCCATTACTCCCGGGTGTTCGGGGAAAGCTCGGTCTATATCAAGAACACGCTGATCTACGCCTCCATCGCCGGCGGCATCGACGTGGTGGTCGGCACCGCCATCGCCTATCTGGTGCTGCGCACCAAGCTGATCGGCCGCCACTGGCTGGACTGGGCGGCCACCGCCGCGCTCGCCGTGCCGGGCGTGGTGCTCGGCATCGGTTATCTCCGCACCTTCTACGATATCCGCCTGCCCGACGGCACGCCGCTGGCGACCATGTGGATCGTGCTGGTCATCGCGCTGGCGATCCGCCGCCTGCCCTATGCGCTGCGCGCCTGCTACGCCGCTCTGCAGCAGATTTCCGTCTCGCTGGAAGAGGCGGCGGAAAATCTCGGCGCCACCAAGTCGCGCACCGTGCGGCGCGTCGTGGTGCCGCTGATGACCGGCGGCATTCTCGCCGGCTTCGTCACCAGCTTCGCCACGGCGGCGGTGGAACTCTCCGCCACGCTGATGCTGGTGCAGTCCAACGCCGACGCCCCGCTGGCCTATGGCCTGTATGTGTTCATGCAGTCCGCCGCCGGCCGCGGGCCCGGCGCGGCGCTCGGCGTCATCGCCGTGCTGCTGGTCGCCGCCTGCACGCTGATCTCCCACTACATCATTGATCGCAACCAGAAGACCACGGGGGCCGCCCGATGA
- a CDS encoding ABC transporter ATP-binding protein yields the protein MNAHAIDASAAAVLNTAALDLHIEGVNLSYGSNHVLKNVTLDIKPGEFFAFLGPSGCGKTTLLRLIAGFNTADTGRVVVGGRDISTLPPWKRDVGLVFQSYALWPHMTVAKNVAFGLEERGVKRAEIQRRVAAALEIVGLGHLAERRPSQLSGGQQQRVALARTVVIEPKVLLLDEPLSNLDAKMRVQVRRELRDLQQRLGLTTIFVTHDQEEANTVCDRIAVMNEGVVQQVGTPVELYERPANLFVATFLGTANVLEGKVVGTGADRHFETLGGLRLPIAPDAEVPADARLVFRPQVARLAREKPAGACAFEGAITRREFLGSVIRFGIEVGGQEITVDEVFQPGLRAPYEIGDRVWVDIPVASALWLGPGTA from the coding sequence ATGAACGCTCACGCCATCGACGCCAGCGCCGCGGCCGTCCTCAACACGGCGGCGCTCGACCTGCACATTGAGGGGGTGAACCTCTCCTATGGCAGCAACCATGTGCTGAAGAACGTCACTCTCGACATCAAGCCGGGCGAGTTCTTCGCCTTTCTCGGCCCTTCGGGCTGCGGCAAGACCACGCTTCTGCGCCTCATCGCCGGCTTCAACACCGCCGATACCGGGCGCGTGGTGGTGGGCGGGCGCGACATCAGCACCCTGCCGCCGTGGAAGCGCGATGTCGGGCTGGTGTTCCAGAGCTACGCGCTGTGGCCGCACATGACGGTGGCGAAGAACGTCGCCTTCGGGCTGGAGGAGCGCGGCGTGAAGCGCGCCGAGATCCAGCGCCGGGTGGCGGCGGCGCTTGAGATCGTCGGGCTCGGCCATCTCGCCGAGCGCCGGCCCTCCCAGCTCTCCGGCGGCCAGCAGCAGCGCGTCGCGCTGGCGCGCACCGTGGTCATCGAGCCCAAGGTGCTGCTGCTCGACGAGCCGCTGTCCAATCTCGACGCCAAGATGCGGGTGCAGGTGCGCCGCGAATTGCGCGACCTGCAGCAGCGGCTCGGCCTCACCACCATCTTCGTCACCCATGACCAGGAAGAGGCCAACACGGTCTGCGACCGCATCGCCGTGATGAATGAGGGCGTGGTGCAGCAGGTCGGCACGCCGGTGGAGCTGTATGAGCGCCCGGCCAATCTGTTCGTCGCCACCTTTCTCGGCACGGCGAATGTGCTGGAAGGCAAGGTGGTGGGCACCGGCGCGGACCGCCATTTCGAGACCCTCGGCGGCCTGCGCCTGCCGATCGCTCCCGACGCCGAGGTGCCGGCGGATGCGCGGCTGGTGTTCCGTCCGCAGGTCGCCCGTCTGGCGAGGGAAAAGCCGGCCGGCGCCTGCGCCTTCGAGGGCGCGATAACCCGGCGCGAATTCCTCGGCAGCGTGATCCGCTTCGGCATCGAGGTCGGCGGGCAGGAGATCACCGTCGACGAGGTGTTCCAGCCCGGCCTGCGCGCGCCCTACGAAATCGGTGATCGGGTGTGGGTCGACATACCCGTGGCTTCCGCCCTCTGGCTCGGGCCCGGCACGGCCTGA
- a CDS encoding 3-hydroxyacyl-CoA dehydrogenase, producing the protein MKIAIVGCGVVGSSWSLVFARAGHELAIYDRTPAAAAAALDFVRAADPALTARCRIADSLADALAGADYVQESAPERLPIKQELYREMDVLVAPTTIIGSSTSGFPASVFTEGLANAARCLVAHPINPPHLIPLVELIPAPWTATETLDFTRNLMAEVGQSPITLTREINGFVVNRLQSALLGEAFRLVEDGICTPAEVDAAVADGLGLRWCFMGPFATIDLNAAKGVSEYCANLGPMYYGLAKEQADPREWTPELVAAIEAKMRAQVPAEGLPARRKWRDSFLAGIVAAKREIAGKLGA; encoded by the coding sequence ATGAAGATTGCGATCGTCGGCTGCGGCGTGGTGGGCTCGTCCTGGTCCCTGGTGTTCGCCCGCGCCGGGCATGAACTCGCCATTTACGACCGCACCCCGGCCGCCGCCGCGGCGGCGCTGGACTTCGTGCGCGCGGCCGACCCCGCCCTCACCGCCCGCTGCCGCATCGCCGACAGCCTCGCCGACGCGCTCGCCGGCGCCGACTATGTGCAGGAAAGCGCGCCGGAGCGGCTGCCGATCAAGCAGGAGCTCTATCGCGAGATGGACGTGCTGGTGGCGCCCACCACCATCATCGGCAGCTCCACCTCCGGCTTCCCGGCCTCCGTCTTCACCGAAGGCCTCGCCAATGCGGCGCGCTGCCTGGTGGCGCACCCGATCAACCCGCCGCACCTCATCCCGCTGGTGGAGCTGATCCCCGCCCCCTGGACCGCGACGGAAACGCTCGATTTCACCCGCAACCTGATGGCCGAGGTCGGCCAGAGCCCGATCACCCTCACCCGCGAGATCAACGGCTTCGTCGTCAACCGCCTGCAGAGCGCGCTGCTGGGCGAGGCCTTCCGGCTGGTCGAGGACGGCATCTGCACCCCGGCCGAGGTCGATGCGGCGGTGGCGGACGGGCTCGGCCTGCGCTGGTGCTTCATGGGCCCCTTCGCCACCATCGATCTCAACGCCGCCAAGGGCGTGTCGGAATACTGCGCCAATCTCGGGCCGATGTATTACGGCCTCGCCAAGGAGCAGGCCGACCCGCGCGAATGGACGCCGGAACTCGTCGCCGCCATCGAGGCGAAGATGCGCGCGCAGGTGCCGGCGGAAGGCCTGCCGGCCCGCCGCAAATGGCGCGACAGCTTCCTCGCCGGCATCGTCGCCGCCAAGCGCGAGATCGCGGGCAAGCTCGGCGCATGA
- a CDS encoding FCD domain-containing protein — MSGFGTPAHLRRDRLSDKIAKDIEARVLSGELSVGDTLPSERELMAHYGVGRPAVREALLWLSKTGMLSVSNGDRTRVTEPDPRDMLQLLTGAARMLVARPEGIRQFQHTRIFVEVALAREAVRLATEQDIAELDALLRVNEASAGDIPAFSASDDAFHHRIARIADDPLLDALYHVVLELLEEQRRFSLSHPDGLGKAMAAHRHIFEAIRDRDADRAEAAMREHLETVIKTYWDMRAQTPDPA, encoded by the coding sequence ATGAGCGGTTTTGGCACCCCGGCCCATCTGCGCCGCGACCGGCTGTCCGACAAGATCGCCAAGGACATCGAGGCGCGGGTGCTGTCGGGCGAATTGAGCGTCGGCGACACGCTGCCCTCCGAGCGGGAGCTGATGGCGCATTACGGCGTCGGCCGCCCCGCCGTGCGCGAGGCGCTGCTGTGGCTCAGCAAGACCGGGATGCTGTCCGTCTCCAACGGAGACCGCACCCGCGTCACCGAGCCCGACCCGCGCGACATGCTGCAGCTTCTCACCGGCGCGGCGCGCATGCTCGTTGCCCGGCCCGAGGGCATCCGCCAGTTCCAGCACACCCGCATCTTCGTCGAGGTGGCGCTGGCGCGCGAGGCGGTGCGGCTGGCGACCGAGCAGGACATCGCCGAGCTCGACGCGCTGCTGCGCGTCAATGAAGCCAGTGCCGGCGACATTCCGGCGTTTTCCGCCAGCGACGATGCCTTCCACCACCGCATCGCCCGCATCGCCGACGACCCGCTGCTCGACGCGCTCTACCATGTCGTTCTCGAACTGCTGGAAGAACAGCGCCGCTTCTCGCTGAGCCATCCCGACGGCCTTGGCAAGGCGATGGCGGCGCACCGGCACATTTTCGAGGCCATACGCGACCGCGATGCCGACCGGGCGGAAGCGGCGATGCGCGAACACCTCGAAACGGTGATCAAGACCTATTGGGACATGCGCGCCCAGACACCCGACCCCGCCTGA
- the otnK gene encoding 3-oxo-tetronate kinase, whose product MLLGCIGDDFTGSSDLANTLSKQGMRVTQYSGVPTGPADAGVEAGVVALKSRSIPAKDAIAQSLAALDWLKAQGCTQFLFKYCSTFDSTPEGNIGPVAAALAEALEARKVVVCPVFPGAGRTLYQGHLFVQDRLLNESGMEHHPLNPMTDADIRRFLARQTEMKVGHVGFAAVRQGADAIAQALTRADAEGARLIVVDALSDADLMEIGAALDGAPLVTGGSGIAMGLPANFRRKGLLSGAAGSWQGVEGPCVVLSGSCSTATRGQVARHREAGLPLFEINADDAVAGRLDAQEIAAWALAQDARPLVFSSADPDEVRRAQNTHGRETVAAAIETLFAAIARALVAGGVGRLVVAGGETSGAVVEGLDLTSLEIGPEIAPGAPALRTVPAGGQPLALALKSGNFGGVDFFAEADAVLRGH is encoded by the coding sequence ATGCTTCTCGGCTGCATTGGCGACGACTTCACCGGCTCCAGCGATCTCGCCAACACCCTGTCCAAGCAGGGCATGCGGGTGACGCAATATTCCGGCGTGCCGACGGGCCCGGCCGACGCCGGCGTCGAGGCCGGCGTGGTGGCGCTGAAGTCCCGCAGCATCCCGGCCAAGGACGCCATCGCCCAGTCGCTGGCGGCGCTGGACTGGCTGAAGGCGCAGGGCTGCACGCAGTTCCTGTTCAAATATTGCTCGACCTTCGACAGCACGCCCGAAGGCAATATCGGCCCGGTGGCGGCGGCGCTGGCTGAGGCGCTGGAGGCCCGCAAAGTCGTGGTCTGCCCGGTGTTTCCCGGCGCCGGCCGTACCCTCTATCAGGGCCATCTCTTCGTGCAGGACCGGCTGCTCAATGAGAGCGGCATGGAGCATCACCCGCTCAACCCGATGACGGATGCCGATATCCGCCGCTTTCTGGCGCGGCAGACCGAGATGAAGGTCGGCCATGTCGGCTTCGCCGCCGTGCGCCAGGGGGCGGACGCCATCGCGCAAGCGCTCACCCGCGCAGATGCGGAAGGCGCGCGGCTGATCGTGGTCGATGCGCTGTCCGATGCCGATCTGATGGAGATCGGCGCCGCGCTGGACGGCGCCCCGCTCGTCACCGGCGGGTCCGGCATCGCCATGGGCCTGCCGGCGAATTTCCGCCGCAAGGGCCTGCTCTCCGGTGCGGCCGGCAGCTGGCAGGGGGTGGAAGGCCCGTGCGTCGTGCTCTCCGGCTCCTGCTCCACCGCCACGCGCGGCCAGGTCGCCCGCCACCGCGAGGCCGGCCTGCCGCTGTTCGAGATCAATGCCGACGACGCCGTGGCCGGGCGGCTCGACGCCCAGGAGATCGCCGCCTGGGCGCTGGCGCAGGACGCACGCCCGCTCGTCTTCTCCTCGGCCGATCCGGACGAGGTGCGGCGCGCCCAGAACACCCATGGCCGCGAAACTGTCGCGGCGGCCATCGAGACGCTCTTCGCCGCCATCGCCCGAGCCCTGGTCGCGGGCGGCGTGGGGCGTCTCGTCGTGGCCGGGGGCGAGACCTCGGGCGCCGTGGTCGAAGGGCTGGACCTGACCTCGCTGGAGATCGGGCCGGAAATCGCCCCCGGCGCGCCCGCCTTGCGCACGGTTCCCGCCGGCGGCCAGCCGCTGGCGCTGGCGCTCAAATCAGGAAATTTCGGCGGCGTGGATTTCTTCGCCGAGGCCGACGCCGTTCTGCGCGGCCATTGA